The Plasmodium gaboni strain SY75 chromosome Unknown, whole genome shotgun sequence DNA window tatattttgattttataatttttttgttttatttattcatcatatttaaaaaaaataatttatttttcgtaatttttttataaaagttataaaaaataaaaaggaaacttattttgttataaataatatttttttattaatattatatatcatatataaaaagaaaaataacgtatttttaaatatatataaaatatttctgTCGTCAAAATGGTAAGAGGAAAAATTgacatataaaaaaaaaaggaaaattcaaagaaaatttaaaacaacatgattaatatatatatgtatatatttaaatatatgtttatttatttatatgtatgtttatatatatgtttaaatatttatctatccttgttgatatataattattttttattttacttatttattatttattttttacttttataGAGTAATGTTAAAGCTTATGAATTAAGGACCCTCaagaaaaaagaattattagataagttagatgaattaaaaaaggaatTAAGTGGCTTAAGAATAAGCAAAGCCATAGGGAACTCTGCAAAGAATTCAAAAATCCACGGCGTCAGGAAAAgtaattatttatatatatgaaattgttatatgtgttatatatatatatatgtaattatagatttatatatttttatttatgcatagaatgaatatattttgttctgtataatatatgtttaaataaatatatattatgtttatatatatatatattatatgcaccttgtattttttcatacacatatattatttatttattcattttaatCATATCAATACAAAAGATGTGGCAAGAGTCTTGACTGTTTATAAtcaaaaaagaaaaatggAATTGAGACAATTAtacaaaaacaaaaaattcAAACCATACaatttaagaaaaaagtTGACAAAAAGTAAAAGACTTCAATTATCACCCAAACAAAAAGCAGCCATGACATTaaggtaaaaaaaaaaaaaaataaaaaaataagaaaaaaaattatgaacTGTTCAGgcaaaaatataaaaaataaaaaatatataatctaattatatatatatatatatatttgtttaatatggttctatttattaattttatttttttttgtttgttatatataaacaattaataatatgaaatattcatatcgattattaatatatatataatatgtgtaatatattcgtttatatttatatttatatttttatcattgtagacaaaaaaaaaaagtacaAAATTTCCCACAAAGAAAATACCTCGTTGTACACAAAGAATAAATGCCGTCCTGTTCTTATAAACATACccacaaaaaaaaaataaaataataaaataaaataataaattataataataatataataaaataaacataagACATGaagtatttttttttttttttttttatatattcctttaCAGTATAGGGAAATACGAActaagaaaaatatatttaattgaaaaaatactatttgttttttatatatttattttaatatattttttattatattttattatttcatttatatatatatatatatgtggaaattttttttttttttttttttttttttttcttaaatataattagaaaac harbors:
- a CDS encoding putative 60S ribosomal protein L35 yields the protein MSNVKAYELRTLKKKELLDKLDELKKELSGLRISKAIGNSAKNSKIHGVRKNVARVLTVYNQKRKMELRQLYKNKKFKPYNLRKKLTKSKRLQLSPKQKAAMTLRQKKKVQNFPQRKYLVVHKE